A stretch of Blautia liquoris DNA encodes these proteins:
- the leuD gene encoding 3-isopropylmalate dehydratase small subunit, translating to MKAQGKVFKYGDNVDTDVIIPARYLNQSDPAWLAEHCMEDIDSEFNKKVNQGDIIAAGKNFGCGSSREHAPIAIKASGVSCVIAETFARIFYRNAINIGLAIIECPKAAREIEPFDEVEVDFDTGRIKDLTKNTIYQGQAFPPFMQKIIESEGLINYINKTNHN from the coding sequence ATGAAGGCTCAGGGAAAAGTATTTAAATATGGAGATAATGTAGACACCGATGTCATCATCCCGGCAAGGTATCTGAATCAGTCAGATCCCGCTTGGCTGGCAGAACACTGTATGGAAGATATTGACTCTGAATTTAATAAGAAAGTAAATCAGGGAGATATTATCGCAGCAGGGAAGAATTTCGGCTGTGGTTCATCGCGAGAACATGCACCAATTGCCATCAAGGCGTCTGGGGTCAGCTGCGTCATTGCGGAGACATTTGCCAGAATCTTTTACAGAAATGCGATCAATATTGGTCTTGCTATCATTGAATGCCCAAAGGCAGCCAGAGAAATCGAACCTTTCGATGAGGTTGAGGTGGACTTCGATACTGGAAGAATCAAAGATCTCACGAAAAATACAATATATCAGGGGCAGGCATTTCCACCGTTTATGCAGAAGATTATCGAGTCTGAGGGGCTGATTAACTACATTAACAAAACAAACCACAATTAA